In the Ilumatobacteraceae bacterium genome, one interval contains:
- a CDS encoding RNA polymerase subunit sigma-70, protein MTDVADRVVALADEHRRELLGYCYRFLGAASEAEDAVQETMIRAWRAADRFEERSSMKTWIHRIATNVCLDMRKAPQRRALPMDLAGPGTLGTGQPHLSTRPAETWVGPIRSDRLADDPADAAALRDSVGLAFLSALQQLPPMQRAVVVLRDVLAWSAAECADVLDTSVASVNSALARGRRTLGRSSDGPPAQPVDPHEAQVLQRYVAAFEAYDVDRLVTLLAADVVFSMPPFELWLRGAEQVERWWRGPGEVCRGSLTVVASANRRPAVGVYHPVGDDRWEPFALHVLDVADGRLTAITHFMGPEVFAEFDLPEVLTAAAR, encoded by the coding sequence ATGACCGACGTTGCCGACCGAGTGGTGGCGCTCGCCGACGAGCACCGTCGGGAGCTCCTCGGCTACTGCTACCGGTTCCTCGGCGCCGCCTCCGAGGCCGAGGATGCCGTGCAGGAAACGATGATCCGGGCGTGGAGGGCCGCCGACCGTTTCGAGGAACGGTCGTCGATGAAGACCTGGATCCACCGCATCGCGACCAACGTGTGCCTCGACATGCGAAAGGCCCCGCAGCGGCGTGCGCTCCCGATGGACCTCGCCGGACCGGGCACGCTCGGCACCGGTCAGCCGCATCTGTCGACGCGGCCGGCCGAGACGTGGGTCGGTCCGATCCGATCCGACCGACTCGCCGACGACCCAGCCGATGCCGCGGCGCTGCGCGACTCGGTCGGGCTCGCCTTCCTGTCCGCGCTCCAGCAGTTGCCACCGATGCAGCGAGCGGTCGTGGTGCTGCGCGACGTGTTGGCATGGTCGGCGGCCGAGTGCGCCGACGTGCTCGACACCTCGGTGGCCTCGGTCAACAGTGCGTTGGCCCGCGGTCGCCGCACCCTCGGCCGATCGAGCGACGGGCCACCGGCGCAGCCGGTCGACCCCCATGAGGCGCAGGTGCTGCAGCGGTACGTCGCTGCCTTCGAGGCCTACGACGTCGATCGCCTCGTGACGCTGCTGGCCGCCGACGTCGTGTTCTCCATGCCGCCGTTCGAGCTCTGGCTTCGAGGTGCCGAACAGGTCGAGCGGTGGTGGCGAGGACCTGGTGAAGTGTGTCGGGGCTCGCTCACGGTCGTCGCGTCGGCCAACCGGCGGCCTGCGGTCGGCGTGTACCACCCGGTCGGCGACGACCGCTGGGAGCCCTTCGCGCTGCACGTCCTCGACGTGGCCGACGGTCGCCTGACCGCGATCACCCACTTCATGGGCCCCGAGGTCTTCGCCGAGTTCGACCTCCCCGAGGTGCTCACGGCGGCCGCTCGGTGA
- a CDS encoding dihydrofolate reductase family protein — MTRSVTAHLFSSVNGVNESPNLFQFDSFGPEEGEAMGRAIAGVTDVVIGRTLWSEWAEYWPANSDDGFGDFINPVRKHVVSNTIRGDLGWNSVRIEGDPVEYVRALASGDGGGITVAGGIETVRSLFLAGVIDTLTLTMHPAITGEGRRVFDDSVPLTRLRLVDSQITSAGNAMLTYSLRD, encoded by the coding sequence ATGACCCGCTCCGTCACCGCCCACCTGTTCAGCTCCGTCAACGGCGTCAACGAGTCGCCCAACCTGTTCCAGTTCGATTCGTTCGGGCCGGAAGAAGGCGAAGCAATGGGCAGGGCGATCGCCGGTGTCACCGACGTCGTGATCGGACGCACGCTCTGGTCGGAGTGGGCGGAGTACTGGCCGGCGAACTCCGACGACGGCTTCGGCGACTTCATCAATCCGGTACGCAAACACGTCGTGTCCAACACGATCCGGGGCGACCTCGGCTGGAACAGTGTGCGTATCGAGGGCGACCCCGTCGAGTACGTGCGTGCCCTCGCCTCGGGCGACGGCGGTGGCATCACGGTCGCCGGCGGCATCGAAACCGTCCGCTCGCTCTTCCTGGCCGGCGTGATCGACACGCTGACGCTCACCATGCATCCGGCGATCACCGGCGAGGGTCGACGCGTCTTCGACGACAGCGTGCCGCTCACCCGCCTCCGGCTGGTCGACAGTCAGATCACGTCGGCGGGCAACGCCATGCTGACGTATTCGCTGCGCGACTGA
- a CDS encoding NAD(P)-binding domain-containing protein, protein MTSQRHHEVVVIGAGVSGLYQIKRLIDEGFDAVVLEADDDLGGTWYRNRYPGCRFDSESYTYGYSFSRELLDEWHWKERFSSQPENLRYLNHVADRFDLRRHIRFDARVEQMTWDDDARTWHLRLTDGDEYTARFVVASLGPLSAPTLPRLEGIDDFEGEAFHTYHWPKEPIDLTGKRVGVIGTGATGIQVIGAIADQVGELTVFQRRPNWSAPLNNGPISETEMADIRSRYDEIFALCASTPGGFIHGPRRDYAEHTPEQRRALWDELYETPGFAIWAANYAETFMDEAANRELSDYLADRIRGRVDDPVVAEKLIPKDHGFGMQRVPLETNYFEVYNRDHVHLVDLSESPIERITATGIQTTAAHHDLDIIVFATGFDAITGAYDRMDIRGVDGVRLADKWADGPSTYYGLLTNGFPNLCMVAGPQSVSGSSNFLERSRPVSTGSSDSWSTPASTASIASTPNSMPSGRGSTRSSRPRSGCSCATARDGSPATTPTSPGATSRRFAIRRTSGEPRSTTGW, encoded by the coding sequence ATGACCAGCCAGCGACACCACGAGGTGGTGGTGATCGGTGCCGGCGTGTCTGGCCTCTACCAGATCAAGCGCCTGATCGACGAAGGGTTCGACGCCGTCGTCCTCGAAGCCGACGACGACCTCGGCGGCACGTGGTATCGCAACCGGTACCCCGGCTGCCGGTTCGACTCGGAGAGCTACACGTACGGGTACTCGTTCTCGCGTGAACTGCTGGACGAGTGGCACTGGAAGGAACGGTTCTCGTCACAGCCCGAGAACCTGCGCTACCTCAACCACGTCGCCGACAGGTTCGATCTGCGTCGTCACATCCGGTTCGACGCCCGGGTGGAGCAGATGACGTGGGACGACGACGCCCGAACGTGGCACCTCCGCCTGACCGACGGCGACGAGTACACGGCGCGGTTCGTGGTCGCCAGTCTCGGTCCGCTGTCGGCCCCGACGCTGCCGCGGCTGGAGGGGATCGACGACTTCGAGGGGGAGGCGTTCCACACCTACCACTGGCCGAAGGAGCCGATCGACCTCACCGGCAAGCGGGTCGGCGTGATCGGCACCGGAGCGACCGGCATCCAGGTGATCGGGGCGATCGCGGATCAGGTCGGCGAGCTCACGGTGTTCCAGCGGCGACCCAACTGGAGCGCGCCGCTCAACAACGGGCCGATCTCGGAGACCGAGATGGCCGACATCCGGAGCCGGTACGACGAGATCTTCGCGCTGTGCGCGTCGACACCCGGAGGGTTCATCCACGGACCCCGCCGCGACTACGCGGAGCACACCCCCGAGCAACGTCGGGCGCTGTGGGACGAACTGTACGAGACCCCGGGGTTCGCGATCTGGGCCGCGAACTACGCGGAGACGTTCATGGACGAGGCGGCGAACCGCGAGTTGTCCGACTACCTCGCCGACCGGATCCGGGGTCGGGTCGACGACCCGGTCGTCGCCGAGAAGCTGATCCCCAAGGACCACGGGTTCGGCATGCAGCGGGTGCCGTTGGAGACGAACTACTTCGAGGTCTACAACCGGGATCACGTCCACCTCGTCGACCTGTCGGAGTCGCCGATCGAACGCATCACCGCCACCGGCATCCAGACCACCGCAGCCCACCACGACCTCGACATCATCGTGTTCGCCACCGGATTCGACGCCATCACCGGCGCGTACGACCGCATGGACATCCGAGGCGTCGACGGGGTTCGTCTGGCGGACAAGTGGGCGGATGGTCCGAGCACCTACTACGGCCTGCTGACCAACGGGTTCCCGAACCTGTGCATGGTCGCCGGGCCGCAGAGTGTCTCGGGATCGTCGAACTTCCTCGAGCGATCGAGACCGGTGTCGACTGGATCGTCCGACTCCTGGAGCACGCCCGCGAGCACGGCGTCGATCGCATCGACGCCGAACTCGATGCCGAGCGGGCGTGGCTCGACGAGGTCGTCACGGCCCAGGAGCGGATGCTCATGCGCGACGGCAAGGGATGGTTCACCGGCTACAACACCAACATCGCCGGGCGCGACCTCACGAAGGTTCGCTATCAGGCGTACTTCGGGGGAGCCCCGAAGTACAACAGGGTGGTGA
- a CDS encoding PRC-barrel domain-containing protein yields MTDLWSYRIDIETTGLDLDGFDVEATDGHIGTVHEWSGAAGDSYLIVDTGFWIFGKKRVVPARAVKQIDADRRTVFVDMTKDQVEDAPDHHDEWAHPERREPFVGYYGVMPW; encoded by the coding sequence ATGACCGACTTGTGGAGTTACCGCATCGACATCGAGACCACGGGTCTCGACCTCGACGGCTTCGACGTCGAGGCCACCGACGGGCACATCGGGACCGTCCACGAATGGAGCGGTGCGGCCGGCGACTCGTACCTGATCGTCGACACCGGCTTCTGGATCTTCGGCAAGAAGCGCGTCGTCCCGGCCCGCGCGGTGAAACAGATCGACGCCGATCGTCGGACCGTGTTCGTCGACATGACGAAGGACCAGGTCGAGGATGCGCCGGACCACCACGACGAGTGGGCGCATCCCGAACGACGCGAACCGTTCGTCGGCTACTACGGCGTGATGCCGTGGTGA
- the ettA gene encoding energy-dependent translational throttle protein EttA codes for MAHEFIYSCYKLARHYPPDKTVLENISLSFYPGAKIGVIGSNGAGKSSLLKIMAGLDDGFSGDARLTPGFSVGYLSQEPELDPDKDVKGNVMDGVAAVQSIIDEYNAVMAQWADPDADYDKIGKQQAALEDKIAAADAWSLERNVEIAMDALRCPPDDADVTKLSGGEKRRVALCRLLLSRPDLLLLDEPTNHLDAESVFWLERFLKDYAGTVVAITHDRYFLDNVAQWILELDNGKGFPFEGNYSSWLEQKEARLAQNEKSNIARRRTLQRELEWVKMSPKARQAKGKARLAAYDKLQSEAEAEQDTSNKLEIAIPPGPRLGDTVIQVEGLTKAFGDKLLIDDLSFSLPPAGIVGIIGANGAGKTTLFRMLMGLEEPDAGSIKIGETVQLAYVDQSRDDLDADKTIYEEITEGVEHMKVGNREIHGRAYVASFNFKGTDQQKSVGKLSGGERNRVQLAKVLKAGGNVLLLDEPTNDLDVDTLQALESGLESFPGCAVVISHDRWFLDRIATHVLAFEGNSEVRWFEGNFSEYEEYKRKELGESGDQPHRIKYKKLA; via the coding sequence ATGGCGCACGAATTCATCTACTCCTGTTACAAGCTCGCCCGGCACTACCCGCCGGACAAGACGGTCCTGGAGAACATCTCCCTCTCGTTCTATCCGGGCGCCAAGATCGGGGTGATCGGGTCGAACGGTGCCGGCAAGTCGAGCTTGCTGAAGATCATGGCCGGCCTCGACGACGGGTTCTCCGGCGACGCCCGCCTGACCCCCGGCTTCAGCGTCGGTTACCTCTCCCAGGAGCCCGAACTCGACCCCGACAAGGACGTCAAGGGCAACGTGATGGACGGCGTCGCCGCGGTGCAGTCGATCATCGACGAGTACAACGCGGTCATGGCGCAGTGGGCCGACCCCGACGCCGACTACGACAAGATCGGCAAGCAGCAGGCGGCGCTCGAAGACAAGATCGCGGCGGCCGACGCCTGGTCGCTCGAACGCAACGTCGAGATCGCGATGGACGCGCTGCGCTGCCCACCCGACGATGCCGACGTCACCAAGCTGTCCGGCGGTGAGAAGCGCCGCGTGGCGCTCTGCCGACTGTTGCTGTCGCGCCCCGACCTGCTGCTGCTCGACGAGCCGACCAACCACCTCGACGCCGAGTCGGTCTTCTGGCTCGAACGGTTCCTGAAGGACTACGCCGGCACCGTCGTCGCCATCACCCACGACCGATACTTCCTCGACAACGTCGCCCAGTGGATCCTCGAACTCGACAACGGCAAGGGGTTCCCGTTCGAAGGCAACTACTCCTCGTGGCTCGAGCAGAAAGAGGCGCGTCTCGCCCAGAACGAGAAGTCGAACATCGCCCGGCGCCGCACGCTGCAGCGCGAGCTCGAATGGGTGAAGATGTCGCCGAAGGCGCGTCAGGCCAAGGGCAAGGCCCGCCTCGCCGCCTACGACAAGCTGCAGTCCGAAGCCGAGGCCGAACAGGACACGAGCAACAAGCTGGAGATCGCGATCCCCCCGGGCCCGCGTCTCGGCGACACCGTGATCCAGGTCGAGGGCCTCACCAAGGCATTCGGCGACAAGCTCCTCATCGACGACCTCTCGTTCTCGTTGCCGCCGGCCGGCATCGTCGGGATCATCGGCGCCAACGGCGCCGGTAAGACCACGCTGTTCCGGATGCTGATGGGCCTCGAAGAGCCCGATGCCGGCTCGATCAAGATCGGCGAGACGGTGCAGCTCGCCTACGTCGACCAGTCGCGCGACGACCTCGACGCCGACAAGACGATCTACGAAGAGATCACCGAAGGCGTCGAGCACATGAAGGTCGGCAACCGCGAGATCCACGGCCGCGCCTACGTCGCGAGCTTCAACTTCAAGGGCACCGACCAGCAGAAGTCGGTCGGCAAGCTGTCCGGTGGCGAACGCAACCGCGTGCAGCTCGCCAAGGTGCTGAAGGCGGGCGGCAACGTGCTGCTGCTCGACGAGCCGACCAACGACCTCGACGTCGACACGTTGCAGGCCCTCGAGTCGGGTCTCGAGTCGTTCCCCGGATGCGCCGTCGTGATCTCCCACGATCGCTGGTTCCTCGACCGGATCGCGACCCACGTGCTCGCGTTCGAGGGCAACAGCGAGGTGCGTTGGTTCGAGGGCAACTTCAGCGAGTACGAGGAGTACAAGCGCAAGGAACTCGGCGAGTCGGGCGACCAGCCCCACCGGATCAAGTACAAGAAACTCGCCTGA
- a CDS encoding DUF4111 domain-containing protein, with the protein MADSTPPSLPAPVEAAVEAWLGHHDRLAPGVVEGLYLVGSVALGDWTPRSDIDIIAFVADPTDADVVERLDAAHEAYRRDGDGPTVDGPFLSWADVASPPMSVQRAWTLDGEFRFDAECFETNPVVWLTLAEHAVVVRGPSTASLDVRLDASDRRAWVRENVDTYWRSVRGEIAEILAADPDRTEFGGGTVEWCALGIARMWFTAETGDVTSKNAAGAWAAARLPQHADLFAVASEVRSGAADRMVDRAAIESLVDAMGTMIDAIVST; encoded by the coding sequence ATGGCCGACTCGACGCCCCCGTCCCTGCCGGCACCGGTCGAGGCGGCCGTCGAGGCGTGGCTCGGTCATCACGACCGGCTCGCGCCCGGGGTGGTCGAGGGGCTGTACCTCGTGGGATCGGTGGCGCTCGGCGATTGGACGCCGCGCAGCGACATCGACATCATCGCCTTCGTCGCCGACCCGACCGACGCCGACGTCGTCGAACGACTCGATGCGGCCCACGAGGCGTACCGGCGGGATGGCGACGGGCCGACGGTCGACGGTCCGTTCCTGTCGTGGGCCGACGTGGCCTCGCCGCCGATGTCGGTGCAGCGGGCGTGGACGCTCGACGGCGAGTTCCGTTTCGACGCCGAGTGCTTCGAGACCAACCCGGTCGTCTGGCTCACGCTCGCGGAGCACGCCGTCGTGGTGCGAGGTCCGTCGACGGCGTCGCTCGACGTCCGTCTCGACGCCTCCGACCGACGGGCCTGGGTGCGGGAGAACGTCGACACGTATTGGCGCAGCGTGCGCGGTGAGATCGCCGAGATCCTGGCAGCCGACCCCGATCGCACCGAGTTCGGTGGCGGCACCGTCGAGTGGTGTGCGCTCGGCATCGCCCGGATGTGGTTCACGGCCGAGACCGGGGACGTGACCTCCAAGAACGCCGCGGGTGCATGGGCGGCGGCGCGACTCCCGCAACACGCCGACCTGTTCGCCGTGGCGTCCGAGGTGCGATCGGGCGCCGCCGACCGGATGGTCGATCGGGCGGCGATCGAGTCGCTCGTCGACGCCATGGGGACGATGATCGACGCGATCGTGTCAACGTGA
- a CDS encoding ATP-binding protein — translation MLEERYDPVANPYAPGAGTPPPALVGRDAILEAADISLQRLRAARTSQHRLITGLRGVGKTVLLGKLSALAQHVGYRVIRIEAVGGDDTLRSLLRQSRRILEDLDRSQKVTRALRSIESVAITLAGTGVTIERTAATPDREALADVVTDLATAAADHDLGVMLAIDEAQSIAGDDLRRLLAGVHRCGQDGLPLACVLAGLPNLVGDVARAATYAERMFTVADLGPLTPEQVARAIVEPSAEIGVEWTEDATDAIVDHSDGFPFFVQTWAYHTWNTARDEPISAADVERAQPHADHALDTSFFAARIARIPSSEVAYVQGLASLGPGPHRSGEVAEAMSMRTPQVAAFRERLITEGVIYAPRYGWVEFAIPHFDRYVRRALPR, via the coding sequence ATGTTGGAGGAACGTTACGACCCGGTCGCCAACCCGTACGCGCCCGGGGCCGGGACCCCTCCCCCCGCCCTCGTCGGACGAGATGCGATCCTCGAGGCTGCCGACATCTCGCTGCAGCGGCTGCGGGCGGCACGGACGAGCCAACACCGGTTGATCACCGGCCTGCGCGGCGTCGGCAAGACCGTGCTGCTGGGCAAGCTCTCCGCCCTCGCACAGCACGTCGGCTATCGGGTCATCCGGATCGAGGCGGTCGGTGGCGACGACACGCTCCGCAGCCTGCTCCGCCAGTCGCGGCGCATCCTCGAGGATCTCGATCGCAGCCAGAAGGTGACGCGGGCCCTGCGTTCGATCGAGTCGGTCGCGATCACGCTGGCGGGCACCGGCGTCACGATCGAGCGCACCGCGGCCACCCCCGACCGCGAGGCACTCGCCGACGTGGTCACCGACCTCGCCACCGCCGCCGCCGACCACGACCTCGGCGTGATGCTCGCGATCGACGAGGCCCAGTCGATCGCCGGCGACGACCTGCGCCGGCTGCTCGCCGGGGTGCACCGGTGCGGCCAGGACGGCCTCCCGCTGGCCTGCGTGCTGGCCGGTCTCCCCAACCTGGTCGGCGACGTCGCGAGGGCGGCCACGTACGCCGAGCGGATGTTCACGGTCGCCGACCTCGGACCGCTCACCCCGGAGCAGGTCGCGCGCGCGATCGTCGAACCGTCGGCGGAGATCGGCGTGGAATGGACGGAGGACGCGACCGATGCGATCGTCGATCACTCCGACGGGTTCCCGTTCTTCGTGCAGACGTGGGCGTACCACACGTGGAACACCGCCCGCGACGAGCCGATCTCGGCCGCCGACGTCGAGCGGGCACAGCCGCACGCCGATCACGCCCTCGACACCTCGTTCTTCGCCGCACGGATCGCCCGGATTCCTTCGTCGGAGGTCGCGTACGTCCAGGGACTCGCCTCCCTCGGCCCCGGACCGCACCGGTCGGGCGAGGTCGCCGAGGCGATGTCGATGCGGACCCCGCAGGTCGCCGCCTTCCGCGAACGACTGATCACCGAGGGCGTGATCTACGCACCTCGGTACGGCTGGGTCGAGTTCGCGATCCCGCACTTCGACCGGTACGTACGGCGGGCGCTCCCCCGCTGA
- a CDS encoding fumarylacetoacetate hydrolase family protein — MEPERIRAAADELSAMRRDKRIRADLDPMHRPADLGDAYAVQAQLVAGLLPPGETPIGYKVACTSRIAQAALHIDRPVFGRLLPHTTSRSGAVLPADRFVHRVVEAEFAFRLGADVPHRPRGHTHESIAEFIDTAMPAVEIVDHRFESWAIGALPIAADNAIHGWWIHGEPIEAWREIDLGRAEVVVARNGETVTTGTGAAALGHPLTVMAWLADELPKYGAALAAGDVVTTGVTTDVFEADAGDELRAEFDGLGAVELRFE; from the coding sequence ATGGAGCCCGAACGGATCAGAGCTGCGGCCGACGAGTTGTCGGCGATGCGGCGTGACAAGCGGATCCGCGCCGACCTCGATCCGATGCACCGGCCCGCCGACCTGGGCGACGCCTACGCCGTGCAGGCGCAACTGGTCGCCGGACTGCTGCCCCCCGGCGAGACGCCGATCGGGTACAAGGTCGCGTGCACCAGTCGGATCGCCCAGGCGGCGTTGCACATCGACCGACCCGTCTTCGGCCGCCTGCTGCCACACACCACGTCGCGGTCCGGCGCGGTGCTGCCGGCCGACCGATTCGTGCACCGCGTGGTCGAGGCCGAGTTCGCATTCCGCCTGGGTGCCGACGTGCCCCACCGGCCGCGCGGGCACACCCACGAGTCGATCGCCGAGTTCATCGACACCGCGATGCCCGCTGTCGAGATCGTCGACCATCGGTTCGAATCGTGGGCGATCGGTGCGCTGCCGATCGCCGCCGACAACGCCATCCACGGATGGTGGATCCACGGGGAGCCGATCGAGGCGTGGCGCGAGATCGACCTCGGCCGGGCCGAGGTGGTCGTGGCCCGGAACGGCGAGACGGTCACCACCGGCACCGGTGCTGCGGCGCTCGGGCACCCGCTCACCGTGATGGCCTGGCTCGCCGACGAACTGCCGAAGTACGGCGCGGCGCTCGCGGCCGGCGACGTGGTCACCACCGGGGTGACGACCGACGTGTTCGAGGCCGACGCCGGTGACGAGCTGCGTGCCGAGTTCGACGGACTGGGTGCGGTCGAACTGCGGTTCGAGTGA
- a CDS encoding aminotransferase class V-fold PLP-dependent enzyme translates to MIPLSADQDLVAIPGPSVVPERVLSAMHRSMPDIYDGELLSVTDEVFDALPALAGTSHRAFVTIGNGHSAWEMALTNTLSRGDRVLVLDCGRFAAIWGEMATFLGLDVELVESAPGCANDPEAFEQRLRDDAAHDIKAVLMAHVDTASSVRNDVPAFRRALDAAAHPALLMVDCIASMACEPFELDEWGVDLALSASQKGLMTPPGLGIVWPGERALAAHPQADLRTRYWDWTARTEDGPHYLRFCGTPPVTHLFGLREALRMIDEEGLDARWRRHRVLGGAIRAAVAAWSAPGGIGFHVVDERERSNAVTTIRCGNIDAVELRRRCQESLGVTLGVGIGAMVGSSFRIGHMGHVNPPMVLGVLGSIESALTAMGHAPAVSGVGAAAAFIGRP, encoded by the coding sequence GTGATCCCGCTCTCCGCCGACCAGGACCTCGTCGCGATCCCCGGGCCCTCCGTCGTGCCCGAACGTGTGCTCTCGGCGATGCATCGCTCGATGCCCGACATCTACGACGGCGAACTGCTGTCGGTCACCGACGAGGTGTTCGACGCGCTGCCCGCCCTGGCCGGAACCTCGCATCGGGCGTTCGTCACCATCGGCAACGGACACAGTGCCTGGGAGATGGCGCTGACCAACACGCTGTCGCGTGGCGACCGTGTGCTGGTGCTCGACTGCGGACGCTTCGCCGCGATCTGGGGCGAGATGGCGACGTTCCTCGGCCTCGACGTCGAACTGGTCGAGTCGGCGCCGGGATGCGCCAACGACCCCGAGGCGTTCGAACAGCGCCTCCGCGACGACGCCGCGCACGACATCAAGGCCGTCCTGATGGCGCATGTCGACACCGCGTCGTCGGTGCGCAACGACGTTCCCGCCTTCCGCCGCGCCCTCGATGCGGCCGCTCATCCGGCGTTGCTGATGGTCGACTGCATCGCATCGATGGCCTGCGAACCGTTCGAGTTGGACGAATGGGGTGTCGACCTCGCACTCTCCGCATCGCAGAAGGGCCTGATGACCCCGCCCGGCCTCGGCATCGTGTGGCCGGGCGAGCGGGCGCTCGCCGCTCATCCGCAGGCCGACCTCCGGACGCGCTATTGGGACTGGACCGCGCGGACCGAGGACGGGCCGCACTACCTGCGCTTCTGTGGCACGCCACCGGTCACCCACCTGTTCGGTCTGCGCGAGGCGCTCCGCATGATCGACGAGGAGGGGCTCGACGCCCGCTGGCGACGACACCGCGTGCTGGGCGGAGCGATCCGGGCGGCGGTCGCAGCGTGGTCGGCGCCGGGCGGGATCGGGTTCCACGTCGTCGACGAACGCGAGCGCTCCAACGCGGTCACGACGATCCGCTGCGGGAACATCGACGCGGTCGAACTCCGTCGTCGCTGCCAGGAGTCGCTCGGCGTCACGCTCGGCGTCGGCATCGGAGCGATGGTCGGCTCGTCGTTCCGGATCGGGCACATGGGTCACGTGAACCCGCCGATGGTGCTGGGCGTGCTCGGATCGATCGAGTCGGCGCTGACGGCGATGGGTCACGCCCCGGCCGTGTCCGGCGTCGGCGCCGCTGCTGCGTTCATCGGTCGACCCTGA
- a CDS encoding MBL fold metallo-hydrolase codes for MRGSTPCHGDEIARYGGNTSCVSVDVPGHDPILFDLGTGARYFGRRCDPNVPFHGSCLITHLHWDHVQGLPFFPPLLRADSRLDFYAPVQEDGGSIGDVIRNALGPPMFPIGLDEFPGQVVFHAKGDEEFSVGDVSIMSRLIPHLGNTLGYRVEFGGATVAYLSDHQQPGVDVYEATDNALELCDGVDLLIHDAQYNRAEFARKANWGHCTAEYAAWLAVESGAKQLALFHHDPNHDDDQIDAALASARERCDGTGTHVVAASEGLTLHVGS; via the coding sequence GTGCGGGGTTCCACGCCGTGCCACGGCGACGAGATTGCTCGATACGGCGGCAATACATCGTGCGTCTCCGTCGACGTGCCCGGACACGACCCGATCCTGTTCGACCTGGGCACGGGTGCTCGCTACTTCGGCCGTCGATGTGATCCGAACGTGCCGTTCCACGGCAGTTGCCTGATCACCCATCTGCACTGGGACCACGTACAGGGCCTGCCGTTCTTCCCGCCCCTGCTCCGTGCCGACAGCCGACTCGACTTCTACGCGCCGGTCCAGGAAGACGGCGGCTCGATCGGGGACGTGATCCGAAACGCGCTCGGCCCACCGATGTTCCCGATCGGTCTCGACGAGTTCCCCGGCCAGGTCGTGTTCCACGCCAAGGGCGACGAAGAGTTCTCGGTCGGTGACGTCTCGATCATGTCGCGGCTGATTCCGCACCTCGGCAACACGCTCGGTTATCGCGTCGAGTTCGGAGGGGCGACGGTTGCGTACCTCAGCGATCATCAGCAGCCCGGCGTCGACGTGTACGAGGCCACCGACAACGCGCTCGAGCTGTGCGACGGTGTCGACCTGCTGATCCACGACGCGCAGTACAACCGTGCCGAGTTCGCCCGAAAGGCCAACTGGGGTCACTGCACGGCCGAGTACGCCGCCTGGCTCGCGGTGGAGTCAGGTGCCAAGCAGCTGGCACTGTTCCACCACGACCCCAACCACGACGACGACCAGATCGACGCCGCACTGGCTTCGGCTCGTGAGCGGTGTGACGGCACCGGGACACACGTCGTCGCGGCCAGCGAGGGGCTGACGCTCCACGTCGGCTCGTGA